In one window of Lolium rigidum isolate FL_2022 unplaced genomic scaffold, APGP_CSIRO_Lrig_0.1 contig_39055_1, whole genome shotgun sequence DNA:
- the LOC124681297 gene encoding ankyrin repeat domain-containing protein 2A-like codes for MASGGDPSGFADASKTKKSEGSSNEGQGVPPSAAAGLSGPFDFSSMQKLLNDPSIKEMADQIARDPAFNQMAEQLQKGAQSTGEQGLPAMDPHQYLETMQKVMENPQFMTMAERLGTALMQDPGMSSMLENMTSPAHKEDLEERMSRIKDDPALKPILDELENSGPAAMLKFWNDPETLQKIGQAMGTAMPFPNISIPEPSGTEETEEEGEDEDEESIVHHTASVGDDEGLKKALDGGADKDEEDSEGRRAIHFACGYGEFKCAQILLEAGAAVDAVDKNKNTPLHYAAGYGRKECVDLLLKHGAAVTLQNMDGKTPIDVAKLNNQNEVLTLLEKDAFL; via the exons ATGGCGTCGGGCGGAGATCCATCCGGGTTCGCTG ATGCGAGCAAAACTAAAAAATCAGAAGGATCATCCAACGAAGGTCAAGGGGTTCCTCCATCTGCAGCTGCAGGACTTTCAGGCCCTTTCGATTTTTCCTCTATGCAAAAGTTGCTCAAT GATCCATCTATAAAGGAGATGGCAGACCAAATTGCAAGGGACCCCGCATTCAATCAGATGGCCGAACAGCTACAGAAAGGTGCTCAGAGTACAGGAGAACAAGGCTTGCCTGCAATGGACCCTCATCAATACCTTGAAACAATGCAAAAGGTCATGGAAAATCCTCAGTTTATGACAATGGCTGAGCGTCTTGGGACTGCTCTGATGCAG GATCCTGGTATGTCCAGTATGCTGGAGAACATGACTAGTCCAGCACATAAGGAGGATCTTGAAGAGCGCATGTCTCGTATTAAGGATGACCCAGCCTTGAAGCCAATTCTTGACGAGTTAGAGAACAGTGGTCCTGCTGCAATGCTAAA GTTCTGGAATGACCCTGAAACTCTTCAAAAGATTGGCCAGGCAATGGGAACTGCTATGCCATTCCCCAATATCTCCATTCCTGAACCTTCTGGTACCGAAGAAACTGAAGAGGAAGGTGAAGACGAAGATGAGGAGTCCATCGTCCATCACACTGCCAGTGTTGGGGATGATGAG GGTCTGAAGAAGGCTCTAGATGGTGGAGCAGACAAGGATGAAGAAGACTCTGAGGGAAGAAGGGCCATACACTTTGCATGTGGATATGGTGAG TTCAAGTGTGCGCAAATCCTCCTTGAGGCGGGTGCTGCAGTAGATGCTGTGGATAAGAACAAGAACACCCCACTGCATTACGCAGCCGGCTATGGTCGGAAAGAGTGTGTGGATCTTCTGCTGAAGCACGGTGCTGCTGT CACGCTCCAAAACATGGATGGGAAGACGCCCATTGATGTTGCCAAGCTCAACAACCAGAACGAAGTCCTCACGCTGCTTGAGAAGGATGCGTTCCTGTAA
- the LOC124681299 gene encoding probable disease resistance protein At1g58390, which produces MAPDDLSQRAARKAEAALQPGDEMMLLRDRLDSLRAFLRDADRKRRAGDVFGGVSRDCVRRTRGVAFDAEDALDDLIFHHQVSLQSQEYQSSVRYFIGFFTRIIARRGLSGQIERIKGMIDQISENQWYGMHEDTPSVTPTSSITAIAAWQDDMENTVFDKDLEILKRMLANEYEDTRHQRFISIVGESGAGKNTLVKLICNQISTKMDVVIRCDMQPGSSIEDLLTNVYQMALQQSADQCYELEVEKAGIDSIGDKIRGLLSRKRYLLILGGISSKSTLNFVRASLPDNNGNGSRVMLILDIASEEVACHANTMNREGFNGVHLMTRLDQAKSMQLFYWKVLRKAQYEPWLLAYEKRRSQEQEVYQGGYHSMRRNQKEEEQEQRDNNVQSCVHNVTGGCPMAIVLLAGLLRFKENPVQWDAVMHPSGSSGYHYQQQQLGRTRRGMETIYWTSFEDLPDDLKSCFLYLAAHDICQDADEIVQMWIAEGFIISKSPHHRKTLEEVGHDYLKELVLRCLVELEETKPDGSVGLVRVHRSLLGFLQSEITEAGFMEIVHDVDVHDVLVPSPSVRRLCVQSDKSMMYTTHHKFPKLRSFICQVDEKRHKEAEAQQRWKRRVHDDLKFLRWSKFLRVLSVKGLRLAELPDELGDMIHLRYMRLDCPDLRCLPLGISRLINLQTLNISSTQVHFWILPLRSNGLKPFFVLPEPMTLIFGQTKPENLTKLMDKFKDVRNIHDFVKAQMLAGANRVTVAEKMIDEDLKVDTTFFKEYRYDDLKQNICTAREYI; this is translated from the exons ATGGCGCCGGATGACCTCTCCCAGCGGGCTGCCCGCAAGGCCGAGGCGGCGCTCCAGCCCGGCGACGAGATGATGCTGCTGCGCGACCGGCTCGACTCGCTGCGGGCGTTCCTCCGGGACGCCGACCGGAAACGCCGGGCCGGCGACGTCTTCGGCGGGGTGAGCCGCGACTGCGTGCGCCGGACGCGcggcgtcgccttcgacgccgaggACGCGCTCGACGACCTCATCTTCCACCACCAG GTATCCCTACAAAGTCAGGAATACCAAAGCTCGGTGAGATACTTCATTGGCTTCTTTACCCGGATCATTGCTCGACGTGGATTGTCTGGCCAAATCGAAAGAATCAAAGGCATGATTGACCAAATCTCAGAGAACCAGTGGTACGGCATGCACGAGGATACACCGTCGGTGACACCGACATCTTCCATCACGGCCATTGCAGCATG gcaggatgacatggagaaCACTGTGTTTGACAAAGACCTGGAGATTCTCAAACGTATGCTGGCCAATGAATATGAGGATACCAGGCACCAAAGGTTCATCTCCATAGTTGGGGAGAGTGGTGCCGGGAAGAACACACTCGTAAAACTTATCTGCAACCAGATATCTACAAAGATGGATGTTGTAATCAGGTGTGACATGCAGCCGGGTTCAAGCATAGAAGATCTCCTTACAAATGTGTACCAAATGGCACTGCAACAGTCTGCAGATCAGTGCTATGAGCTGGAGGTGGAAAAAGCAGGAATTGACAGCATTGGTGACAAGATCCGTGGTTTGCTAAGTAGAAAGAGGTACCTGTTGATTCTGGGAGGGATATCCTCCAAAAGCACTCTCAACTTCGTGAGGGCGAGCCTTCCAGACAACAATGGCAATGGCAGCCGTGTGATGCTCATCTTGGACATCGCAAGTGAAGAGGTCGCTTGTCATGCTAATACCATGAATAGAGAGGGCTTCAACGGAGTACACCTGATGACCCGATTGGATCAAGCAAAAAGTATGCAGCTATTCTATTGGAAAGTGTTGAGGAAAGCACAGTACGAGCCATGGTTGTTGGCCTACGAAAAACGGAGAAGTCAGGAGCAGGAGGTTTATCAAGGAGGTTACCACTCAATGAGAAGAAATCAgaaagaggaggagcaggagcaaagAGACAACAATGTCCAGAGTTGTGTGCATAATGTAACAGGAGGATGTCCCATGGCCATCGTTCTCCTAGCCGGGCTTCTCCGGTTCAAGGAGAATCCAGTCCAGTGGGATGCAGTGATGCATCCTTCAGGGAGTTCCGGCTACCActaccagcagcagcagctgggCCGGACAAGAAGGGGGATGGAGACCATCTACTGGACGAGCTTCGAGGACCTCCCCGACGACCTCAAGTCGTGCTTCCTCTACCTCGCTGCCCATGACATATGTCAAGATGCCGATGAGATCGTTCAGATGTGGATAGCGGAAGGCTTCATCATCAGCAAGAGCCCGCACCATCGCAAGACTCTGgaggaggtgggccacgattactTGAAGGAACTGGTCTTGAGATGCCTTGTTGAGCTGGAGGAGACGAAACCAGATGGCAGCGTCGGGCTTGTTAGAGTTCACAGAAGCCTCTTGGGGTTCCTGCAGTCGGAGATCACCGAGGCTGGCTTCATGGAGATCGTCCACGATGTCGACGTACATGATGTCCTTGTGCCATCACCATCGGTGCGCCGCCTCTGTGTCCAGAGTGACAAGAGCATGATGTACACCACCCACCACAAGTTCCCTAAGCTGCGTTCCTTCATATGCCAAGTAGATGAGAAGCGTCACAAGGAGGCTGAAGCTCAGCAGCGGTGGAAGAGGCGTGTGCacgatgatctcaagtttctgcgCTGGTCCAAGTTCCTTCGTGTACTCTCCGTGAAGGGACTGAGACTTGCGGAGCTGCCAGATGAGCTTGGTGACATGATTCACTTGAGGTACATGCGCCTCGACTGCCCAGACCTGCGCTGCCTCCCGCTGGGCATCAGCAGACTAATCAACTTGCAGACGCTCAACATAAGCAGCACTCAG GTGCATTTCTGGATACTGCCGCTGAGGAGCAACGGGTTGAAACCCTTCTTTGTCTTGCCAGAGCCAATGACATTGATTTTTGGGCAGACGAAA CCCGAGAATCTTACAAAACTCATGGACAAGTTCAAGGATGTGCGCAATATCCACGACTTTGTGAAAGCTCAGATGTTGGCTGGTGCcaa TCGTGTCACCGTTGCTGAGAAGATGATTGATGAGGACCTTAAGGTGGACACCACTTTCTTCAAGGAGTACCGATACGACGATTTGAAGCAGAATATATGTACTGCAAGGGAATATATATAG